The genomic interval TGCCTATTTGCTCACTGCGCAGCTTATCCTTCATTTCCTTATCGGTCCAGCCGAAGAGCTTGCGCAGCTTAGTGTCGGGAACAAGCTTGGCCAAACGGTCCGCATCCGGTAAGGGCAAGTCGAGTACGCGCGCGGCATCGCGAATGGCGGATTTAGCGGCCATCGTACCGTAGGTAATGATCTGGGCGACCTGATGATATCCGTATTTGTCGACCACCCATTCAATAATCTTGTCTCGACCTCGATCGTCGAAATCAATATCAATATCCGGCAGGGATACCCGATCCGGATTCAAGAATCGCTCAAAAAGCAGGTCGTACTTGATGGGGTCTACATTGGTAATCCCCACACAATAGGCCACGGCAGAGCCGGCAGCGGAGCCTCGACCGGGCCCTACGCTCACACCCATTTTCCGAGCCTGCCCCGTAAAATCTTGGACAATCAAGAAGTACCCCGGATAGCCCGTATTCTCAATCGTTGCGAGTTCGAAATCCAGTCGTTCGCGGATTTCATCGTTGAGTTCTTCTCCCCAGCGCTCCTTGGCCCCTTCATAGGTCAAATGACGTAGGTAGGCATTTTCCCCGCGCTTGCCCCCGTCTTGTTCGTCCAAGGGATCGCGAAACTCCTCGGGAATGTCAAAAGCGGGAAGCAAGACGTCTTGGGCGAGAGTGAAGTTCTCCACCTTGCCCAGAATTTCATTGGTGTTTTCGATGGCCTCAGGGAGGTTCGAAAACAAGGCTTTCATTTCATCCTGCGATTTGAAGTAATACTCCTGATTGGGCAGTCCGTATCGGAATCCGCGCCCCTTTCCGATCGGGTCGCTCTGCTTGGCACCGTCCCGGACGCAAAGCAAAATGTCCTGTGCATTCGCGTCTTTCTGTGCCCCGTAGAACACATCGTTTGCGGCGACCACCTTGACACCGTAGTCCTTAGACCAGCGCAACATGACCTCATTGATTCGTTTCTCCTCCTCTAGTCCGTGGTTACAGAGCTCGAGGTAGAAATCCTCGCCAAACTGTTCCCGCCACCAGTGAAACTCTTCTTCGGCCTGTTTTTCACCAACGTTAAGGAGCAAGGAGGGCAATAGACCGTATTGACTCCCGGTCAAGATCATCAAGCCTTCCTTATACTTCTCGACCAACGCTCGATCGATACGCGGAACGTAGTAGAAGCCATCGATGTGGGCATGAGAACTGAGCTTAGCCAAATTGAGGTATCCCGCTCGATCCTTGGCCAAGAAAACCATGGGCGAACCATTGTCTTTTACCTCTTTGTTTGTGTGGTCTTTACAGACGTTTAACTCGCATCCAACTACACCTTTTAAGAGGGGCTTCTCCCCTTCCGCTTCACCAGCGGCCACTTTCTCATTGTGTTCTGCAATGGTCTTGTTGTGGGCGGCGACTTGCGCTGTAAAGTGATAAGCACCCATTAGGTTGCCGTTGTCGGTCATCCCCACACCGGGCATACCTTGCTCAGCCGCCATGGTGACCAATTCCTGCGTTTTAATGGTGCTTTGAAGGACACTGAAACTCGTATGATTGTGCAGATGACTGTACGGAACCTCAATTCCATGGTCATCTCCTGAAGACGAGGAGGACAGTCCTCCGTCCGTGTCCGCGGCCGATCGCTTGTCGACCGTTTTCAGGATTTCCTTAGCCTTTTTGGCCAAGTGCTCCATCAAGTCACTAGCCAAGGGCTTCTCTAATGGAATGACGCGAAGTTCACCGAGGCGGAAAAAGGATCGGGCCGTCGCTTCCACGTCCGCCGCCGCATTGTGGGCTTCATCAAAAGGTTTGTCGAAGAGCTTATTGTGCAGTTCAGAAAGCGTGGGCCACTTGAACTTACCACTTTTTCCACCCGGAATGGCACAGTACTCAGTAGTTGCATCATTCTTGGTGTCTATGGGCGGTAAAGCCATAAAGGTCTCGGCATCATCATGGCGATCCATCCGCCACAATTCAGCTCCAACGATGTTGTAGTCGAATTCGATGTTATGGCCGACTCCATGGGAGGCCTGAGCTACATCGGCATAGAATTCGTCGAGGACGTCTTTTAAGGGCCGCCCTTCCGCACGGGCCTTCGCTGTTGAAATTCCGTGAATCTTCTCCGAGTTGAACGGAATGTCGAATCCATCCGGATACACGATTTCATTGCGCGCATGAATGAGGTATCCCTGATCATCGTGGAGTTGCCAAGCCAATTGAACCAAGCGAGGCCAATTGTCTGAATCTGAGATCGGTGCGTTAAAATTCTGGGGTAAACCGGTGGTTTCGGTGTCGAAGACTAGATACATCTTACTAAAGTACTACGACCGAAAACGATGTACTAGTGGTGTTGATAAAAATTGAAAAGCGCTTGAGGGAAGGGAAACATCGTGCTGCAGGCACTGAAATACAGGAAAATAAATAAAGTCTAAAGTCTTCTGATTCAGGAATATTATTCAGATATTTGCACGCTCAAAAATTTAGTAACCGAGGACGTGTTCCTCAAAATCTAACACATATGTCTGCAAGAATTCGTTTGCAACGTCACGGCCGTAAAGGCGCTCCCATCTTCCACATCGTAGTAGCTGACAAACGCGCAAAGCGCGACGGTCGCTTTATTGAAAAACTCGGTGTGTACAATCCAAACACCAATCCTGCGTCTATCGATTTGAACGATGATCGTGCATTGGACTGGATGATGAAGGGTGCTCAACCAAGTGACACTGCCCGCGCGATCCTTTCATACAAGGGTATCTTGCTTCGCAAGCACCTGTTGGAAGGCGTGAAAAAGGGCGCTTTGACTGAAGAGCAAGCGCAAGAGCGCTTTGAAGCTTGGAAGGCAGAGAAAGAAGGAAAGATTACTGCTAAGGCTGATGCACACCGCAAAGCTAAGCAGGACGCAATCCAAGCGCAACGCGATGCTGAGAAAGCTAAGCGTGAAGAAGAAGCTGCTGAAGTAGCTAAAGCAGAGGCGGAAGCGAAAGCTGCTGCTGAAGCGGAAGCTGCCGCTGCTGAAGCTGAGGCTGCTGCTGAAGAGGCGCCAGCTGAAGAAGCTGCTGCTGAAGAAGCGCCAGCTGAAGAAGCTGCTGCTGAAGAAGCGCCAGCTGAGGAAGCTGTTGCTGAAGAGGCACCTGCTGCTGAAGAAGCGCCAGCTGAGAAAGCGGCTGCTGAAGAAGCACCTGCTGCTGAAGAGGCGCCAGCTGAGGAAGCTGCTGCTGAAGAAGCACCTGCTGCTGAAGAAGCGCCAGCTGAGGAAGCTGCTGCTGAAGAAGCACCTGCTGCAGAAGCAGAAGGTGATGACGCTGAAGCTAAAAAAGAAGATGCGTAAGGAAGACTGCTTCTACCTCGGTAGAGTCGTCAAAAAGCACGGATACAAAGGCGACCTCAAACTTCGGTTTGATGTTGACTATCCGGAAGAGTATCAAGAATTGGAATCAGTACTGGTCGAAACAAAGACCGGACTGGTTCCTTTCTTTTTTGAGGCCTATTCCATGGAGGATAAAGGCTTTGTACGGGTACACTTTGAGGGCGTGGATTCTGAGCAGGACGCAGAGCGCTTGGTTGGATCCGATTTGTGGTTGCCTCTGGCCCTCTTACCCGATCTGGAGGGAACAGATTTCTACTACCACGAAGTTGTCGGATTCGAGGTAATCGATAGCCAATACGGCTCGGTCGGAACCATCCGCGATGTTCGCGAAGGCAACGCCCAAGATTTACTCGTGATTGATCACAGTGGGACGGAGGTTCTGATCCCTGTACTCGATGAATTGATCCGCGAGGTGGATCGTGAAGCCAAGACCTTACGGGTCGATGCCCCAGAGGGCCTCATCGCCCTATACGTTGGTCCATCTGAAGATGAAGATCGCGACCTCGACTGATGTCCGATATATTCCGTTTTAAACAGTTTTCTGTTCGTCATCGCGACTCTGCCATGAAGGTGGGCACGGACGGCGTTTTACTTGGCGCTTGGGTTCGTATTCCGGAGCAAACAGCCGTCATCCACGATGTAGGAAGCGGCACCGGACTCATTGGACTGATGTTGGCGCAAAGAGTTCCTGCCGCACGAGTGATTGGCTTTGAGCTGGATGCCGCATCGGCCCGTGAGGGCCAAGAGAATATGGCCATGAGTCCCTTTGCGGACCGCTGTTCCATGATTCCAGGACGATGGCAGGACGCCGGTGATGTTGAGCTCGCGGACTTGATGGTTAGCAATCCGCCCTTTTACCACATTCATGCGGGGATGCCCGATGGAGCGCGAAAACAAGCGCGTCAAGAGACTGAACTTGGGCCCGAGAACTTGTTTAAGCTCTCCTATGAGCGCAGCACAGAAAAGGCTTCGATGGCCATTGTTTGGCCCTCAGACCGGTTGGATGAGGCGCTGCATTGGAGTTCAGCTAGTGGGTGGAAGTTGTGGCGCCAAACGCTAGTAAAGGGGCGCAAATCGACTAATCGGGCCCTTTTGCAATGGAGTAAGGAGCCACGGGAATTGGAACAAAACACCATGGCCATTCATGAAGGCAATAGCCACAGTCCCGAACATCGGGAACTCACGAAGGACTTTTACCTCTAGTAGCCTCGGTACTCGACTTCTTCCTCGAGGAATTCAATCCCGTACTCGGCCAGTTCTTGCAGCATCGGTTCATAGATTTCCGGGGTAATCGGAATCTGTACGCCTGGAGTTGTGATGTTTCCCTCGCAGATATGACGCACCGCAATAGCTACGGGTAGGCCAACCGTCTTGGCCATGGCCGTGCGCTGTGCATCGTCTCCTTTACAGACCATATGGCTGTTGATTTGGACTTCCAGTCCATTAAGTCGATACCCGAGCTTGTGCACCATGATGACCATATCCTTGTCTTCAGGAGCCAAGGTCCATTTTCGCTCGAGGATGAGCTGCAACACTTGAGCCGGAGTCAAATCGGGTTTGCCAATGGTGATATCCTCAAATAAATCCAACCAACGAAGCTTATCCATCAAGGTGTCGTCCTGGTCTAGTTTGAGGTAATGCATAAGCTTGAGCTCTACAGAGTCATTGGGGTTGTAGGCCAAGAAGGTATTGGTGAACTGGCGAAAGGTCATGGTTTCCGTTCCTTCCAGCACATAGGAATCATCAGTCATGCCCAACTTGACAAAAGTGTCCCAAGCGCGGCAAAATCCCGGTCGGCGCATGGTGCCTCGATACAGGGTAGGCACATCTTCCAACCCGTAAACGGACCGATATTTCAGTGAATCACGATTCGCGTATGCTTCAAATCGCCCCCACTCCCCGACTTCCATGAATTCCGTTCTGCGGAAAAGGCGGTGGTACGGAATGTACTTGTACTTGCCTTCTTGCTTGAACTTAACCGCTCCACCTCCACCGGCCAAAACGACGTTACGCGGATTCCAGGTAAATTTATAGTTCCATGGATTATTGTCCGATTCCGGTGCAACAAGTCCGCCCGTGAAGCTTTCAAAGAGCAAAATTTCTGCTCCTGCGTTTCTCGCTCGGTCGATCAATTGCATGGCGCTCAAATGGTCAATCCCTGGATCTACGCCTATCTCGTTAATTAAAATGGATCCCGACGCCTTGGCCTTTTCATCCAAGGCCTTCATTTCTTCCGATATATAGCTGGCCGTCACCATGTGTGTCCCCGTTTCAATACAGTCCTCCGCTACAGGCACGTGCATGTGCGCCGGAAGCATACTGACCACTACATAGCTTTCTTCGATTAAGGCCCTGCGGGCCGATCCGTCGCCAACGTCAAATGCCCTTGCCTCTCCGCGAGGATGATCACCTACTTTTTCACGGCATAAGGCGACGTCCCGATCGACCACACATACGTGCCAATCGTGACGTTCCGCTTTGCTCAACAAGTATTCTATCAAGCTAATGGTCGAGCGACCTGCTCCGATGACGGTAATTTGCTTCATGACAGCGAATATATTTAAGTTGAGATGTTTTGTAGATGATAATCGCTTCTTAGTTTCGAACAGTAATTCCACAATTCATGAAAAAGTACCTCATTGGAGCCGCCCTATTCGGAGCCACAGGCGTTTTACTCGGAGCATTAGGCGCTCACGCATTGGAAGAAGTTTTAAGTTCTGAATCGCTCGAAAGCTTTAAGACCGGCGTTCGTTATCAAATGTTCCATGCCCTCGCCATTCTCGCTTGGATAGCCGTTTCAGACCACATACATGAACGAATGCTTCGACTGGGTCTTCAGCTCATAAGTTGGGGGACGGTTCTGTTTAGCGTGAGTATCTATTTGCTGGCCACTCGATCGGCTACAGGACTCAGCGGTTTGTCCTGGTTGGGGCCTATCACACCTTTGGGCGGGCTATTGCTGATCACAGCGTGGGTGGTGCTCCTCATAGGGGCCTGGAAAGGCCGTGCTTAGTGTGAAAAGTACACATTTTGAATGTGAAAAACTAGGACAAAAAGCTTCGGAATCCGGTCAATATTCGCCTACATTTGTTCTTTAATCAAGTGTAACCAACCTTACTGATTATGACGGAAAAGGGCACAAAAGCGGCACATGCGACCGTCGCAGATTACGGTATTAAAGATGCCACCGCTCACTGGAACCTCGACCCGAAAACCCTAGCTCAAATCACAGTAGACAAAGGCATGGGCCAATACACCTCTACTGGAGCAATCACCATTGACACCGGCGAATTCACCGGACGTTCACCTAAAGACCGCTTCCTCGTTAAAGACGACATCACAAAAGATGCTGTTTGGTGGGGAGATATCAACATCCCTTTTGAGCCCGATCACTTTGATGCGCTCTACAACAAGGTCGTTGATTATCTCTCGGGAAAGGAGCTTTATGTGCGCGATGCCTTTGCTTGTGCCGATCCAAATTACAAAATGGGACTTCGCGTCATCAACGAGTACCCTTGGTCGAATAAGTTCGTGTACAACATGTTCATTCGCCCAACGGAAGATGAAATTGCAAACTTCGATCCTGAGTGGGTCGTCATCAATGCTCCGGGATTCATGGCGGATCCTGAAGTAGATCATACACGCCAACACAATTTCGCCATCCTCAACTTCACCAAGAAAATTGCCTTGGTCGGAGGGACGGGATATACTGGGGAAATCAAGAAAGGAATCTTCTCCGCCCTGAACTTCATTCTTCCTCATATGAAGAATACGCTCAGCATGCACTGTTCAGCGAACGTAGGCAAGGATGGAGATACCGCAATCTTTTTCGGTCTATCAGGAACGGGTAAAACAACCCTGAGTGCCGATCCCAATCGTCAATTGATTGGTGACGATGAGCACGGTTGGAGCAATGAGAACACGGTCTTCAATTTCGAAGGCGGTTGCTACGCAAAAGCCATTGACCTAACCGAAGAGAACGAGCCGGAAATTTTCCACGCTGTGAAAGAAGGCGCTTTGCTGGAGAACATTCGCTTTAAGCCGGGAACCAATGAAGTGGATTACCACAACACGGAAATCACGGAAAACACGCGTGTGAGCTATCCGCTGGACAACATTGACAACATCATTGTTCCCAGTATTGGCCACAATCCGAAGAACATTTTCTTCTTGACCTGTGACGCCTTTGGAGTCCTGCCTCCGATTGCGCGTTTGAGTCCAGAGCAAGCGGCCTATCACTTCATCAGTGGCTATACAGCCAAGGTGGCGGGTACTGAAGCTGGGATTACCGATCCGGTGACCGCGTTTAGCGCCTGCTTCGGAGCTCCATTCATGCCTTTGCATCCAACAAAGTATGCAGAGATGTTGAGCAAGAAGATGCAAGAAGCGGGAGTGAACGTATGGCTTGTCAATACCGGGTGGTCTGGTGGAGGATTTGGCGTTGGAGAACGCATGAGTCTCAAGATCACTCGAGCTTTGATTACGGCAGCCATGGAAGGCGACTTGGACAATGTGGAATACGAAACGCACAATGTATTCGGATTGCACATGCCAAAGACCTGCCCAAATGTTCCAGACGAAGTTCTGAATCCGCGCAACACGTGGAGCGATAAAGGAGCTTATGATCAAAAAGCGAATGTTCTTGCCGAGAAATTCTTGAAGAACTTTGAGCAATTTGAAGAAGGATGTAGCGCAGCCATTTTAAGCGCTTCACCAAAATTGAATGTGAACGCCTAAACCGAAGGCTTCTCAATAAAGCAGCACCCCTCTACGTTGGTAGAGGGGTGTTTTTTATTTGCACCTTTGTGGAATGAACCGATTGGGTTTCTTTACGGATACGAGATGGCTCATCGCCGGATTGATGCTGATTCTGGTCTGCGCGGCGAATCATCGGGCCGTAGGCCAAACCAAATTAGAGATTGTTCAAGCAGGAACACTGGCTGGTGATCGCACGGGCGGTAAGAACTGGCAGTACTTGACGGACAATGTGATCCTCAAGCAAGAAAGCACGCTCTTGTACTGCGATTCAGCTATGCTGGATAAGACAAGGAACGATACGCGGATGTACGGCAATGTTCGCATTGTCGGAGACTCGGCAGATCTGCGCTGCGATAGTTTGTACTACCAAGGAAACACGAAGCGCGCGATGGCCTACTCAAACGTCATCTTGGACAATGGGGGGCTCACCTTGCGGACGCAGAGGCTCGATTGGGATCGAAACAGAAACCTCGCCTACTACCTTACTGAAGGTTTCATCAAGGATGGGGATAAAGACTTGTATAGTCGTCGCGGGCGGTACGATATGGACCGAGATGAGTTCTTTTTAGGGACAGCGTTTCGCCTCGAGCACCCGAGTTACCTGATGGAGAGTGATACTCTTTTCTATAATTCAGCAACTGAAGTGGCCTACTTCTACGGCCCAACGTATATCTACAATGATGAGTCGACCATTTACTGCGAGAATGGTTGGTACGACACTCGTCAAGATCAGGCACAGTTTCAAGAGAATGCAGTGATGACTAATGAAACGGCAGAACTGAGTGGTGATTCTCTGTTTTATGATCGAATTGCGGGTCTGGGTCGAGGATTCTGTTCGGTAGAGCTGCTAGACACAGCCGAGGGTGTCCGAATTATTGGCGACTACGGGGTATACTTCGAGGCCAACAAGTCAGGGAAGCTATGGGGACTGCCTACAGCCGTATTGGACTTTGGCGGAGATTCCATGTACCTCCATGCCGATACCTTGCTGTGGTCTACGGATACCACCAATGCATCTCGACTTTCGAGCTATCCTTTTACCCGGTTCTTTCAAAACAGTATGCAAGGTCAGTGTGATTCACTCCATTATACGGAACGAGACAGCCTGATTCATCTTTATCGTGACCCCATCATGTGGTCGGACCGCAATCAAATCACAGGAGACAGCATACGTGTGAAAATGCGGGCCTCGCGTTTGGATTCCATGTTCATAGATCGAGAGGCCTTTATTGTGGCTCAAGAGGACAGCTTGAAGTATCAGCAGATCAAGGGAAAAAGGATGATTGGCCTGTTCAACGAAAAAGAGTTGTACCGTTTGAACGTAAAGGGCAATGGACAATCCATATATTTCGTTCTGGAAGACGACGGGGATTTCATCGGAATCAACAAGACGGAATGCTCGGATATGCATATCTATTTGCGCGACAATGACATTCACAGTATCTCCTTCATCAACAAACCCTCGTCGGACCTCATTCCGCCGCAAGAGCTTGAACCCTCGTCTTGGTATTTGGAGGGGTTTGCCTGGAAAGGCGCTTGGCGTCCATTGGATCGTTATGGGATTTACGTGGATCCTCGTGAGCAGTTGGTCCCTCCCCCACCTCTGGAATCCGTCGAAGGAGGATCGGTTGAGCCCGAAGAGTTGGGAGAGCCGAGCGAGATCGACCTTGCTGAAGATTGATCAGCTTGATCAGGAGCTCCTAGATCGCTCTTTCCAAGAAGCACTAAATCAAATACGCATGAAGCGGGGTCTCCAAAAATTGGAGTACTCTAAAAACTTGGATTTCACGGCCACAGGTTACGCCGGAGAAATGGCCAGCTTTGATTTCTTTGGGCATGTTCATCCGCACAATGAGTCGCTTCGGACACCCGTTGATCGGATAAAAGCCCAATGGCCAGAAGTGCAATATACCGGTGAAAACCTGGCTGAATTCTCCCCCTATCGCATCAGCAAGATGAGAGCGAAGTACTTTATCCAGGAGAACGACGATGGAACTTATGATTGGCTCGACAGTCAAAAGAAGCCTCTAGAGCTGCACACCTACTACTCCTTTGCGGAGTTCGTCACAGACAAATGGATGGGTTCTAAAGGTCACCGACAAAACCTGCTGAACCCCAATTACGAATACCTCGGTATGGGTTATGCCCTTGATCAAAGGCAGTTTCCTGATGAAATTCCAATGGTCTACATTGTACAGAACTTTGCCTCGCCCTGATCAAATTTTTATCTTTAGTGCAAGCACTTAGAAACTATGGCAGAAAGAGTCTACAAGTCCTTCAAGGAATTTTACCCGTACTACCTGACAGAACACAGTAAGCGAGGGACCCGAATCACCCATTTTATCGGTACCTCGCTGTTCATTCTCTTGGTGCTTTACAGCCTAGTCATGGGTAATGGATGGCTGTTCCTCATGGGTGTAGTCCTGGCCTATGGCTGGGCTTGGATTGGTCACTTCTTCATCGAGAAAAACAAACCAGCCACCTTCCAATACCCACTGTGGAGTTTGGCTTCCGATTTTAAACTATACTTTCAGATTCTCGGCGGAAAAGAAGGCTTTACGGCGAAGTAAAGTCCGTTTTTAAGCCATGAGCTGGCTGTGCCAGCTGTGTTTGACTGGAACTTCCCAGTTCTGGTTCAAATCTCCTACACTTTCAACCATGTTGTTGAAGACTATGGTCTCGTCGGTCACCTGACCATTGGCCAAGGCTTCTTGAAAGGCGGATAAATTCATGGTCCCAATTCCTTCACCATCTCGATAATGGATGATGGTACGGTCGAATAAACTCAGATTCAACTCCTTTTCTATTCCTTGAATGGCTCGGACGGAGGAGTCAATACTACATCCTGAAGCACCTGCTTGACGCTCATCAACCGTCAAAATGATAAAACGATCGTACAGGACGGTAAAGGACGCTTTTAGATCGTTCTGGTGAGCAGTCCATTGTTCCGTGAAATTGAGGAGAAAGGCACTGATGACTTCAATTTCCTCAACAGTCATGGCTCGATCACATTGGTAGAACCAAACGCGAGCATGATCGGGCATTTCAGAAAAGGGCACGTACATGTTACAGGTCTTTTGCAGTAGCTAGTATTTCTGCAATATCGTAAACTTTAATACTTTCTTCTTTCTCTGCGTTCTTCACACCATCGGTCATCATGGTGTTGCAGAAAGGACATCCCGCCGCAATGATGTCCGGCTTGGTCTCCAGAGCTTCTTCCGTACGCTCAATATTGACATCCTTATTGCCCTTCTCTGGCTCTTTAAACATCTGAGCACCACCAGCGCCGCAACAGAAACCGTTCGACTTACAGCGACGCATTTCTACGAGCTCAGCATCCAACTTGCGAATCAACTCCCGTGGAGCTTCGTAGACGTCATTCGCCCGACCTAAATAGCACGGGTCATGGAAAGTGATTCGTCTACCCTTAAATTCACCGCCTTCAATGGTCAAGCGACCATCATTGAGTAACTTTTGGAGGAACTGGCTGTGGTGTTGAACGTCGTAGTTGCCACCCAGCTCCGGGTATTCATTTTTTAAGGTGTTGAAGCAATGAGGACATGTGGTCACGATGTTCTTGATCTCGTACATGTTCAAGACCTCGATGTTCATCATGGCCTGCATTTGGAAAAGAAATTCATTTCCAGCGCGCTTGGCCGGATCTCCCGTACAATTCTCCTCGGTTCCGAGGACGGCAAAAGAAACTCCAGCATTATTCAAGAGCTTGACAAATGCCCGCGTGATCTTCTTAGCTCGATCATCAAAACTTCCGGCGCATCCTACCCAAAACAGGACTTCCGGTGTTTCACCTGCGGCCATCATTTCGGCCATCGTCCGTACGTTCAATCCTTCACTCATGATCTCCTTTGAATACTTGTATCGTAACTTCTTTATCCACTAAGTCCGTAAAACGGCCTTTATAACGGGTCGCGCGTACCAAATGATTGTCGACCCAATGATAATTTCCCCCACGCGGTTTACCCATCAACAATCCATGGTACTTGAATCCATGTCGGTCTAGCCAATCTGTGGTTACCTCGCGATGATCCTCGGTTCGTGAGGTGAAGAACGTGATGATGTGTCCTTCGTCATACCATTTGTTTAAGGTGGCCAGGGCATCTGGATATACCTCCGCCGTCGCCATCCGTTCTGGTTCTTCATTGGGAATATCGTCACAAATGGTTCCATCGATATCAATAAGGTAGTTCTTTACCTTATTGGGCAAGGTTGGACTTAGGTGATTTCCCAGCTCGTCTTCTAAAGGAATTAATTCCTGATCACTCATCTTTCCAGTTTAATCGGTCCGCAGCGGAAAAGGCCCAAGGCGCTCCATTATTCTCCACATTGGTCATCATTACATTCAATTGACTCGGAGCTGCTGATTCTTCCATCACCAAGTATCGGCGCATATCCACAATAATGGAGAGTGGGTCAATATTGATGGGGCAGGCATCCACACAAGCGTTACAGCTCGTACATGCCCACAATTCTTCTCGGCTAATGTGACCGTCCAATAAAGAAGAACCGTCGTCTTGGAAGGTTCCTCCGTTGGCGTCAATATTCTTTCCAACAATCTCTAAGCGATCGCGGGTGTCCATCATGATCTTTCTCGGTGAAAGCTCCTTCCCCGTTTGATTGGCCGGGCAGGCACTGGTACATCGTCCGCACTCCGTACAGCTGTAAGCGTTCATCAACTGAACCCAGTTCAGGTCCATCACATCCTTGGCACCAAATCGACCGGGCTGCTCTGCTCCTTCTGCTGGAGCAGCAAATGGATCTGCATTGGGGTCCATCATCATTTTGACTTCCTTGGTCACCTCCGGCATATTCGTGAATCGCCCTTTTGCTTTTAGGTTGGAGAACCAAACATTGGGGAACGCCAGGATAATGTGGAAGTGCTTAGAAACGACTAGGTAGTTCAAAAAGGCCAGGATTCCGATGATGTGGAACCACCATGCACCGCGCTCCACCATGATCAACCAACTGTCCGAGAAGCCCGAAAGAATGGGAGCCATCATCCATGAACTAATGGGATACCATCCCGCAGCGGTGTAGTGCTCTACTCCACGGCTTTGAAGAA from Cryomorphaceae bacterium carries:
- a CDS encoding (Fe-S)-binding protein; amino-acid sequence: MSEGLNVRTMAEMMAAGETPEVLFWVGCAGSFDDRAKKITRAFVKLLNNAGVSFAVLGTEENCTGDPAKRAGNEFLFQMQAMMNIEVLNMYEIKNIVTTCPHCFNTLKNEYPELGGNYDVQHHSQFLQKLLNDGRLTIEGGEFKGRRITFHDPCYLGRANDVYEAPRELIRKLDAELVEMRRCKSNGFCCGAGGAQMFKEPEKGNKDVNIERTEEALETKPDIIAAGCPFCNTMMTDGVKNAEKEESIKVYDIAEILATAKDL
- a CDS encoding ABC transporter ATPase, yielding MYVPFSEMPDHARVWFYQCDRAMTVEEIEVISAFLLNFTEQWTAHQNDLKASFTVLYDRFIILTVDERQAGASGCSIDSSVRAIQGIEKELNLSLFDRTIIHYRDGEGIGTMNLSAFQEALANGQVTDETIVFNNMVESVGDLNQNWEVPVKHSWHSQLMA
- a CDS encoding phosphoheptose isomerase, with the protein product MSDQELIPLEDELGNHLSPTLPNKVKNYLIDIDGTICDDIPNEEPERMATAEVYPDALATLNKWYDEGHIITFFTSRTEDHREVTTDWLDRHGFKYHGLLMGKPRGGNYHWVDNHLVRATRYKGRFTDLVDKEVTIQVFKGDHE
- the pckA gene encoding phosphoenolpyruvate carboxykinase (ATP) gives rise to the protein MTEKGTKAAHATVADYGIKDATAHWNLDPKTLAQITVDKGMGQYTSTGAITIDTGEFTGRSPKDRFLVKDDITKDAVWWGDINIPFEPDHFDALYNKVVDYLSGKELYVRDAFACADPNYKMGLRVINEYPWSNKFVYNMFIRPTEDEIANFDPEWVVINAPGFMADPEVDHTRQHNFAILNFTKKIALVGGTGYTGEIKKGIFSALNFILPHMKNTLSMHCSANVGKDGDTAIFFGLSGTGKTTLSADPNRQLIGDDEHGWSNENTVFNFEGGCYAKAIDLTEENEPEIFHAVKEGALLENIRFKPGTNEVDYHNTEITENTRVSYPLDNIDNIIVPSIGHNPKNIFFLTCDAFGVLPPIARLSPEQAAYHFISGYTAKVAGTEAGITDPVTAFSACFGAPFMPLHPTKYAEMLSKKMQEAGVNVWLVNTGWSGGGFGVGERMSLKITRALITAAMEGDLDNVEYETHNVFGLHMPKTCPNVPDEVLNPRNTWSDKGAYDQKANVLAEKFLKNFEQFEEGCSAAILSASPKLNVNA
- a CDS encoding DUF423 domain-containing protein, whose protein sequence is MKKYLIGAALFGATGVLLGALGAHALEEVLSSESLESFKTGVRYQMFHALAILAWIAVSDHIHERMLRLGLQLISWGTVLFSVSIYLLATRSATGLSGLSWLGPITPLGGLLLITAWVVLLIGAWKGRA
- a CDS encoding DUF962 domain-containing protein; translated protein: MAERVYKSFKEFYPYYLTEHSKRGTRITHFIGTSLFILLVLYSLVMGNGWLFLMGVVLAYGWAWIGHFFIEKNKPATFQYPLWSLASDFKLYFQILGGKEGFTAK
- a CDS encoding (Fe-S)-binding protein, which gives rise to MHFGLANIIFIAFLGAAIFLFARNVGRIRRNIKLGKDVDRTDNPSARWAEMTRVALGQSKMVRRPVAGFLHIVIYAGFVIINIEVLEIIIDGVLGTHRVFAFLGPLYDFLIGAFEILALGVLLACVVFLTRRYISQIPRFWNKEMKGWPTKDATIILVAEILLMLAFLKMNGADLVLQSRGVEHYTAAGWYPISSWMMAPILSGFSDSWLIMVERGAWWFHIIGILAFLNYLVVSKHFHIILAFPNVWFSNLKAKGRFTNMPEVTKEVKMMMDPNADPFAAPAEGAEQPGRFGAKDVMDLNWVQLMNAYSCTECGRCTSACPANQTGKELSPRKIMMDTRDRLEIVGKNIDANGGTFQDDGSSLLDGHISREELWACTSCNACVDACPINIDPLSIIVDMRRYLVMEESAAPSQLNVMMTNVENNGAPWAFSAADRLNWKDE